GATTAATGTCagcttcttgttttttcttttggttcaGGAGGCTAGTATTCTATAAATTAAAAAGTTAATGTCACGATGCTTATTTATTAAAGATGGGAGGAAAAGCAATAAGacacgaaagaaagaaagcagggtTTCACCTGTGAATGCAGAAGCTGAACTCTCTCACTGACATCTAAAAGTTCCTGTTCAGCAAGCTTGCGTACTCTCTCCGTTTGCTCTAGTACATTCCTGAGCTCCTCAATTTCTGCCTGTAGCAGAATGTTACGTCTCTCTACAATGGCATTGTTCTCCTTCAGATCATCATTAGCATGAATATAATCATCCAACTGGATCTGGCAATCCTAAATTAGAAAACTTTGTTTAGATATTTgttacattatacactgtatttatttgtattaattattatattatatatttcctGCCTTGAGGTGAGATTGAACTATTTTGAGCTGCTTCTGAGCCTCTGCAGCCTGTCTATTGGCCTGACTTAGTTGGATCTCCATCTCATTAAGATCCCCCTCCATTTTCTTCTTAATTCTAAGAGCTTCATTTCTGCTACGAGTCTCGGCCTCAAAAGAACTTTGCAGGGTGTCAATTGTCCTCTGCAAGTTTCTCTTTGTCTGCTCCATTTCCTCCTCTTTTTCAGTCAATTTACGTTCATATTCAGCCTTTATCTGGTTAAGTTCCAGCTGACCTCTTAGTATTTTGCCCTCTTCGTGCTCTAAGGAGCcctgcacaaaaacaaaaaagtgaaaataatgCCACTTTATAATCCACAgttaaatattgtttaatatatttaccTCTGCCTCCTCCAGTGCAGATTGGATTTCAGACTTTTCTTGCTCTAGCTGTTTACGTGCTTTCTCTAATTCATGGATTGTCTTTCCACTCTCACCGAGTTGTTCAGTCAGATCAGTTATCTcctctagaaaaaaaaaggattaccATGTTAAATGATTTCCTGTATTATATGGTTCAAATTATgcatatttaatcatttatgcaCCTTGGAGgatcttgttctctctctttaaagTCTCCAGGTGATCTAAAGATTCCTCATATGAATTCTTTAACTTGAAAAGCTCAGTACTCAGAGATCTGGCTTCTTTTTGGGAGCTTTCAAGCTCACACTGAGACTCCTCATATTTCTGCTTCCACTCAGCAAGgatcttaaaaaaagaacatttgtaATCATAGAATTTAGAAATACCATCCTCTTAAAACATCTAAAACATAATTGCAATATCAAGAACTCTCAATATTCTAAGAGAATTCTTTACATTACTGTAATTTTGTGAAGTTGTAATTAGTTATATAAACTATTGTTTGGAGTTACCTTATCAaagtttctttgtttcttgtcCAAAGTTGCAGCAGCTGCATTAGATCGCTCCATATCCACCATGAGATCTTCAATTTCATTTTGAAGGCGATGTTTGGTCTTTTCAAGAGAGGAACATTTAGCATTTACTGCTTCCACGGCCTCTTCTGCATCCTGCAAGCGCTGAGCAAGTTTCTTTCTGCATAAACAAAATCTTATAAATCTGGtgtaaatttttttcatttaatttaaatcacatttaaaatgtacaattacaATTTCTATGCACAGCCCTTCACCAAAATGCTTATATTATTTcaagtttaattcaattcattttatttgttgttgtctgcttttaacaatgaacattgtattaaagcagctttacacagataatgtggtgataaaaattaataagatgttctttataaagtTTAGTGTTGGAGTGAACTAGTGCACCCTAGTGTGGCCAGCAAAATTGCACGATTTTTAAACACCAATAATGTTTCTGTGCCTGATACATTCGGACCACTGTTACGCATTACTGTGGCCACTGGGGCCTGTGGCGTTTACTTGTTTTtcatcaaaaatatatttgccATAATATTGTGAAAAATTACCAAATCACAGTCACCTTACttacatacaaaaatataaatgtaacaatatCCAAGCTATTTTCACTTTCTAAGATTGACAGTGGACATGTCAGGAAttgttttttcaatatatttctttaaaaaataaattttatccAGTGTATAATCTGTGTATACTCTTTCAGAGACTAACTTTATCCCTCAAATTGTTGACACATAGTGCAtagtagatttttttatgcCTTACTTGGCTTCTTCCAGTTCTTCTGTTCTCTGAATAGCATCAGTTTCATACTTGGTTCTCCATTGAGCAACCTCAGCATTAGCCTTAGTGAGACTACGTTGCAGCTCTGCTTTTGCTTCCTGCTCCTCTTCATACTGTTCTCTGAGTAGATCTGAATCATGCCGAGCAGACTGTAATGCATGGGCAAGGGCATTCTTGGCCTGAGAATGTTCAAggcaaataatgcaaaaaatataatttcagtACAAGTAGGTTACATAGCAATATTTTGCCAAAGTAGTTTGTTTTTTGGCATCATAAACTCGTCCTAAAGTAATTTTCACTGCTGCCAAAATTGCTTTCATTTTTGACATACACATTTCCAATGTAAGCAGGattgaataaaaagaaacataatATCCATAATAATCTTcgacacactcttggcatctgaTAACTGAACAGTGATCAGCCATCCAAACAATGGATTCTCTGGTTTGTGGTCATTAAAGCCTGCGATTCCCAGAAAAACCGCACAGATAAAATTAGGCAAAGTTTCTCACCACAGGCCTAACCCAGGCAACACCTAGGACTGAATCTACACCCTCACATTCTGGTTAATATACACATATCATAaatatattgattattattattattattattattattattattattattatttaactacAATTTAACTTTACTCTGGGTACCTTCAACCACTGTTGTAGAGCTGCACATATATGTACTTTATTCCAAATAATGTCCATATTGGGCTGCCATCTATTCTCATTTTATACTTTTCTATTTTCTACATGTACTGCATGTAAATTCAGATTTatgtaaatttgtttttatgtcaAGGGCAGTTGTAAACAACAAGACACATGAGACCAAtgagtaaaatattatttactgaTGGTAATTTGAATTAAAGGGTCAAATATTTTGCCATCTTAATGTTACAAGCTTAGTccacagttaaataaaattcatataaaatatgcaaTACTCTACCTTAACCTCCTCTTCAAGCTGCCTTTTTAGATCATCAAGCTGTTGAGAGTAGGATTGTTTTCCTCTTGTAAGCTGGAAGATTAGTGACTCCTTTTCTTCTACCTGTCTTGAAAACTCATCTATGGTTTTTGTAACATAGTAGAATTtctaatacatattttatatatatatatatatatatatatatatatatatatatatatatatatatatatatatatatatatatatatatatatatatatatttatgttttttgtttttttaaatacatatatttgtcTTAAAGTTAGAGCAATATACCATTCTCAACATACCATTCTCAGTTTGAAGCTTTGCCTTCTGAGTTACTAAATCATTGAGGGATCTTTGGTTTTCTTCAAACTTGTTTCGGAATTCATTCAGCTGGTCCTCCAAATTCCTGCTAATTTTCTCCAAGCTAGTctattaaatgtaatatgtataaCGTTAAAAGACTGTAAACACAATAACGATCATTATGATAGTTAATCAACAACCGACACATCAATTTTCTATATATGAGTTATAAACCACATTTACTACAGTGGAGACACATTAAACCATAACAATTGCttctatatatttaaaactaaaaatatttctttatagattttaaatgttaatttgtaTCACTATTTAGAATGCTATTATATGAGCATTAATAATTCTTGGATTCCCATTATCGACATATTTAAATCTAACATCATCGTACTACCTATCAGATTGCTTATCAAATATTGTTTTTGACACACATGCTttattccttttgtttatatgcaaccaACTAGCAAAAAGGCAAAACCACAGAAGAATTGAGCAGTGAATGCCTGAAACAAAGTTCTAATGACAGATTAGTCCAAATTTGATGTTTTTGGTTTTACCAGAACAACTGATgtaagaagaaagaagagaagctAAATTCTGCCTCAGAGCCGAAACaaggaggtggaagcttaatagtTTATGTATCTTCTTTCACAGAAGAAAAAGTTGGAGACTTATTATAGGTAAAAGCCATACCGAACCAACATAGCTGGCATTCCATATTTTAAtgccatgcaattctgtctgcacggtggctaattggaaccaacttcaccatacaataAGAGAATTCATTGAGGCATACAAGCTCTGTAACCATTATTTAGATAGCAAACATTTGGcaggagtgttatctatcacaGAATGTCCTGTCCAATCACAGAaccaaatcctattgaactgcacTGGGATGAACTTGTTTGAAAAATATCCAACTATTGAAGTACACTTTGTAAAACTTTGGAAAGTTTTATAAGAAGTATGGCaaagtctttttcttcttctttttcttctttcggctgctcccattaggggtcgccacagcagatcatcagtctccataaccccctgtcctctacatctgcctctttcaaactaactacctgcatgtcttccctcaccacatccataaacctcctccttggccttcctcatttcctacttcctggtcgctccatcctcagcattcttttaccgatATTCCctatgtccttcctctgcacatgtcccaCCCATCTGAATcacgcctccctcactttgtcttcaaaacatcttacatgcactgtccttctaataaactaatttctaaacctgtccatcctcatcactcccaacgaaaacatcaacatcttcagctctgctatctccagcttcacctcctgtcttttagtcaatgccactttCTTTAAACCATACATCGCAGCTCTCATCacagtcctttaaactttccttttcactctcacagatacccttctatcacaaatcactcctgccactcttctccactcactccaccctgcctgcatgcctttcttcacttctctaacacactctttattactttgtactgttgaccccaggtacctaaactcctccaccttctccacctcctcttcctgcaaccgcaccactctactgccctccctctcattcacacacatgtactctgtcttacttctacttactttcattccctttcttTCCAGCGAAGAGgtatggcaaagtatttcagctaaatgtttcacatctgtacatttatatatttgtttgattaaagaaaatattcataCTGTTGAACTACCTATTTTcttacatataaacaaaaggaacgtTCACATGtctcttaaaaacaataaaagattcAGTGTTTTCAATCTATTGACAGGCActgtaaatgtacaattttgaataaatgtaaaagataaaCTACTTGCAAGAATCCAcctatattgtaatatttattttccagtaCTGCATAGTATTGTCCTAAACCCCGgccagtaaataaaaaatattcattacaCAATTGGTTGTCAGTCAGGATGCTTTacctaaaaatgtattattaggaattgtatatttaaaattattctaAAAACTTACTTTTGACTTTACAGTCTGTTCCATGCTGGAGACCACATCATCCAGCTCCAGTTTTAgctcacttttttctttctctaattTTTGTTTGATCCTCTGCAGGTTATCTATCTGCTCACCCAGTTCAGCCACACTATCAGCTTGTTTCTTTCTAAGTGTTGCAGCTGTGGCTTCATGGTGCAGCGTTGCCTCTTCAAGATCTCTGCGCAGTTTTTGAAACTCTGCCTccctttttttgttcatttcaatCTGAGTCGCAGTAGCTCCTCCAGCCTCTTCCAATCTCTCACTTATTTCTTCAAGTTCTCTCGCCAGGTCTGATCTCTGTTTCTCCACCTTGGCTCTAGCAGCTCGTTCGGCCTCAAGCTCTTCTTCCAGTTCTTCTACTCGAGCCTAAAACAAACAGGACTTGCACAGGGTTCTTCATTTTgtacattatacattaaaacTACAAGACAATTAAATACCTGCAACTCCTTAATTTTCTTTTGGAGTTGCACAATGATGACTTGCTCATCTTCAATTTTACTATTCAGCTGGCTGATTTCAAAATCTTtcctaaaaaaaagtcaaattaaaTCAGTTACTATCAGtagacatacacacataatatgTAGTGTTTCAAATGTTTCTCTTTGTTTACTTCTTTAGGCGTTCCTCTAGTTGTTGTTTGTCATTTTCCAGGTCCATTATGCTTTCTTGGGCCAACTTCAAGTCACCCTCCAGCTTTCTCTTTGCCCTTTCAAGATCCATACGAACCTTCTTTTCTTGCTCTAGAGATCCCTCTAACTGATGAAATACAagaatttaaattatatttaaaaaaacatttgctatTTAAGTATTATTCACTTACATCATCAACTTGCTGCTCTAGTTTGACTTTGATTTTGGTGAGGGTGTTGACTTTGTCCTCCTCACTCTGTAAGTCATCCAATGCTTGCTGATGAGCCTCCTGCAGGGCTTTCTTCTCCTTGGTTAATTTGGCTATGATTTCATCCAGAGCTGCCATTTCTTCAGTCAGATTCTTTACCTATAAGATAGCAGAATTTGAGAAAATTGCTTTAAAGTTTTCTATATTGTTTTACTGTGAAGCTTGATGTATGAGACCTTATTCTCTGTTGCATGCTTCTCCTTTTCCACTTTAGCCAGAGTCAACTCCAGATCATCAATGTCTTTCTTGAGCTCAGAGCACTCATCCtccagctttctttttttagctGTTAGCTCTGCATTCatctcttcctcatcctccagTCTTTCATTCAGCTCTTTGACATTGGCTTCCATTTGGATCTTGTTTTTAATTAGTCCTTCACATCTTTCCTCAGCATCACAAAGATTGTCTTGCTCCTATGTACATTAGGCAGTAAAATGTGTTCATAATTTACCTAAATAATTTGGAATAATTGAGGTTTTAACCATTTCAAGGTCAATTTTATCCTTACCGCCTGCACTTGAAGCTGTAGATCATTCTTCTCTTGGAGAAGTGAGACCATTTTTTCCTCAAGCTCTTTTCTTCGAGATTCCGACTTGGCATAAGCCTCTTTGAGTTTTAGGAATTCCTCTTTCATGTTGGCCATTTCTTTCTCTGCTTCAGCAGACCTTAATAATGGTTTAATCTTGAAATATAGCTTCATCCATGGCCAGTTTTTGACACCCATGAATGCACGCACATTCCACTGGATAACAAGCAAGGCATCCCTTTgaggtgaaaaaaataattaacagagaaattagttaaaaaatcaaaaaaaaaaaaaaaggttttgacaGACATACCTGCGTTCCACCATCTTCTGATACTCAATTCTTGAAAGAAGCCCACGTGACCTGGCTTGGATTCCTGTTAATATTTTAGATAGCCTTTCATCTCGCATTTCCTCCAATTGACCTAACAGGCCAGCTTTGAAAAACACctgaaatataatatttaatgtaatttatattgaaaagttttaaaataagaTATTAATTACACAAAACCTTTACCTTAGTGTGCCCAAATTTGTACTGTTGGATATC
The genomic region above belongs to Silurus meridionalis isolate SWU-2019-XX chromosome 20, ASM1480568v1, whole genome shotgun sequence and contains:
- the LOC124402768 gene encoding myosin-7-like, which gives rise to MVDVETSVFGIAAPYLRKSERERLEAQTRIFDMKKECFVPDPVEEFVKATVSSREGDKVTVETESGKTLTFKESQILQQNPPKFDKIEDMAMLTFLHEPAVLYNLKERYAAWMIYTYSGLFCVTVNPYKWLPVYNQEVVIAYRGKKRSEAPPHIFSISDNAYQYMLADRENQSLLITGESGAGKTVNTKRVIQYFASIAASGPKKDSSSQNKGTLEDQIIQANPALEAFGNAKTIRNDNSSRFGKFIRIHFDTRGKLASADIETYLLEKSRVTFQLKAERDYHIFYQILSNKKPEILEMLLVTPNPYDYAFISQGETTVPSIDDAEELMATDNAFDVLGFTQEEKNSVYKLTGAIMHYGNMKFKQKQREEQAEADGTEDADKVAYLMGLNSADLIKGLCHPRVKVGNEWVTKGQNVQQVNYAVGALSKAVYEKMFLWMVVRINQSLETKQPRQYFIGVLDIAGFEIFEYNTFEQLCINFTNEKLQQFFNHHMFVLEQEEYKKEGIEWTFIDFGMDLQACIDLIEKPMGIMSILEEECMFPKATDATFKTKLYDNHLGKSSNFQKPRIVKGKPEAHFALVHYAGTVDYNINNWLIKNKDPLNETVVGLFQKSSLKLLSILFANYAGVDSATDSGKKEKKKKGSSFQTVSALHRENLNKLMTNLRSTHPHFVRCIIPNETKTPGAMDNPLVMHQLRCNGVLEGIRICRKGFPNRILYGDFKQRYRILNPSAIPEGQFIDSKKGAEKLLASLDIDIQQYKFGHTKVFFKAGLLGQLEEMRDERLSKILTGIQARSRGLLSRIEYQKMVERRDALLVIQWNVRAFMGVKNWPWMKLYFKIKPLLRSAEAEKEMANMKEEFLKLKEAYAKSESRRKELEEKMVSLLQEKNDLQLQVQAEQDNLCDAEERCEGLIKNKIQMEANVKELNERLEDEEEMNAELTAKKRKLEDECSELKKDIDDLELTLAKVEKEKHATENKVKNLTEEMAALDEIIAKLTKEKKALQEAHQQALDDLQSEEDKVNTLTKIKVKLEQQVDDLEGSLEQEKKVRMDLERAKRKLEGDLKLAQESIMDLENDKQQLEERLKKKDFEISQLNSKIEDEQVIIVQLQKKIKELQARVEELEEELEAERAARAKVEKQRSDLARELEEISERLEEAGGATATQIEMNKKREAEFQKLRRDLEEATLHHEATAATLRKKQADSVAELGEQIDNLQRIKQKLEKEKSELKLELDDVVSSMEQTVKSKTSLEKISRNLEDQLNEFRNKFEENQRSLNDLVTQKAKLQTENDEFSRQVEEKESLIFQLTRGKQSYSQQLDDLKRQLEEEVKAKNALAHALQSARHDSDLLREQYEEEQEAKAELQRSLTKANAEVAQWRTKYETDAIQRTEELEEAKKKLAQRLQDAEEAVEAVNAKCSSLEKTKHRLQNEIEDLMVDMERSNAAAATLDKKQRNFDKILAEWKQKYEESQCELESSQKEARSLSTELFKLKNSYEESLDHLETLKRENKILQEEITDLTEQLGESGKTIHELEKARKQLEQEKSEIQSALEEAEGSLEHEEGKILRGQLELNQIKAEYERKLTEKEEEMEQTKRNLQRTIDTLQSSFEAETRSRNEALRIKKKMEGDLNEMEIQLSQANRQAAEAQKQLKIVQSHLKDCQIQLDDYIHANDDLKENNAIVERRNILLQAEIEELRNVLEQTERVRKLAEQELLDVSERVQLLHSQNTSLLNQKKKQEADINQLQSEVEESFQECRNADEKAKKAITDAAMMAEELKKEQDTSAHLERMKKNMEQTIKDLQHRLNEAEQIAMKGGKKQVQKLEARVRELENELEAEQKRSSDSVKGIRKYERRIKELSYQSEEDRKNTSRLQDLVDKLQIKVKAYKRASEDAEEQANVHLGKFRKLQHELDEAVERADIAESQVNKLRAKSREPGTKKGFDEE